From the genome of Ptychodera flava strain L36383 chromosome 22, AS_Pfla_20210202, whole genome shotgun sequence, one region includes:
- the LOC139122917 gene encoding uncharacterized protein, whose product MEMEKLISVDETRSLLKSGKSHRDISVLLQSRYGSNYGVSERSVRRFCDKYNIHRRTRDELDAEVSKAVSEVGPSYGRKTMSGLLRARGIREGRYRIQESLKRVNPTYHNRRRNDTVRQLNPVPYFSPYHGHKLHVDQNEKLVYFGVTHVLFSDGYSRKIVAHVTMPVKNPIIIYNAYRDLMLKEGLWDMVRVDMGREFCLVLFIQSYLKQYRTNKICPPYIQSRSANNLPAERKWPEVNQRFNYVIKGALIEMQRRMLVNMMDDTHKFCVSFISCAVADVGMKRMVAAWNHHPLEGWQSRIPENLAGTGNRVSNVPANVVPTVDEAIQLYEQSGGNLTRYSYFGVDPLSTSEDKVKEREQRFRQVNMTFEDIFSRLANGDNAPFEHAVLTFIDITRDLA is encoded by the exons ATGGAGATGGAAAAACTAATTTCAGTGGATGAGACCAGGTCTCTACTCAAGTCTGGAAAGAGTCACCGCGATATAAGTGTTTTATTACAATCAAGATATGGAAGCAATTATGGCGTTTCGGAAAGGAGTGTGCGACGATTTTGCGACAAGTACAACATACATCGTCGTACGCGCGACGAATTGGATGCGGAAGTTTCCAAGGCTGTATCTGAAGTTGGGCCATCGTATGGAAGGAAAACTATGTCCGGCCTCCTTCGTGCAAGAGGTATACGTGAAGGAAGATACAGAATTCAAGAGAGTCTGAAGCGTGTCAACCCAACCTACCACAACCGACGACGAAATGATACAGTGAGACAGTTAAACCCAGTACCCTATTTTTCCCCGTATCATGGACACAAACTTCATGTCGACCAAAACGAAAAGTTGGTGTATTTTGGAGTTACCCACGTTCTGTTTTCCGATGGTTATAGCCGGAAAATTGTCGCACATGTAACAATGCCAGTGAAAAACCCTATTATAATATACAACGCCTATAGAGATCTAATGTTAAAAGAAGGACTATGGGATATGGTTCGAGTGGATATGGGGCGAGAGTTTTGCTTAGTTTTGTTCATCCAATCGTATTTAAAACAGTACAGGACGAACAAAATTTGCCCACCATATATACAAAGCCGATCAGCGAACAACCTACCCGCTGAAAGAAAGTGGCCTGAAGTAAATCAACGCTTCAACTACGTAATCAAAGGAGCTCTTATTGAGATGCAACGACGAATGCTGGTTAATATGATGGATGATACTCATAAATTCTGTGTGTCATTTATATCATGTGCTGTTGCTGACGTTGGAATGAAGCGCATGGTCGCTGCTTGGAACCATCACCCTCTTGAAG gaTGGCAGTCAAGAATTCCTGAAAATCTTGCAGGTACAGGTAATCGTGTATCAAACGTACCAGCCAATGTTGTTCCCACTGTTGATGAAGCCATTCAATTATATGAGCAATCAGGTGGGAATCTCACCCGTTACAGTTATTTTGGTGTCGATCCACTGTCTACAAGTGAAGATAAAGTGAAAGAACGAGAACAGCGATTTCGTCAAGTCAATATGACATTTGAAGACATATTTAGCAGACTGGCAAATGGAGATAATGCACCTTTTGAGCATGCAGTTTTAACATTTATAGATATTACCAGGGACTTAGCCTGA